A window of Roseiflexus castenholzii DSM 13941 genomic DNA:
TCCGTAAAATTGACGACGTGCTGAACCGCATAGCCGCGGTATTCCAGGTAGCGCCGCACCACATCGAAGACAATCGCCGACATCGCATGACCAATATGCGCCCGGTCGTACACCGTCACGCCGCAGACATACATCTTCACCACGCCGGGTTCGAGGGTCTCGAACGGCTCGAGCGTGCGGGTCAGCGTATTATAGATACGAATGCTCATATGCGTTATATCCCATCACCGGCCATATAGCCGTACTCATCGATTGTGCCATTCCCATTCGTGTCGAGCGCCGACCAGCACTGCGACGCGAGCGCATCGTCCTCGACGTGATGTTCGAGGTGATGATTGGTTGCAATTTCGAGTTCGGTCAGGCGTTCTTCGAGTTCCAGCACCTTAGCGCGCAGGCTGCGCAGCATTTCCCCTTCGGGATCGGGCAGGTGCTCGACACGGCGCGTTTCGCCGGTGTGCGGGTCGCGTTGTGCCACAATGCGCGCCGGAACACCGACGGCGGTGGCGTGAGGTGGAACGTCCTTCACCACCACAGCGCCGCCGCCAACGCGCGCCCCCTCGCCAATGGTGATAGCGCCGAGCACAATCGCGCCAACACCGATGACAGCGCCATTACGCACCGTTGGATGGCGTTTCCCGCGTTGCTTGCCCGTGCCGCCGAGGGTCACACCCTGATAGAGAGTCACCCAGTCGCCGATCTCCGATGTTTCGCCGATAACCACGCCCATGCCGTGGTCGATGAAGAAACCGCGACCAATGACTGCTCCCGGATGGATCTCGATACCGGTGAGGAAACGACTGATCTGCGAGATCAGGCGCGGAATAAACGGCACGCCGCGCCGCCAGAGGGCGTGCGCCAGGCGATGGAACAGGATGGCATGCAAGCCGGGGTAGAGCAGCACCTCTGCCAGGTTGCGCGCTGCCGGATCGTTGAGGAAAATCGCGCGAATATCGTCGCGAATGACGCAGAGCAGGTTATCGTTCTTTCTGGGCATACAAAACCTCCCGTTCGACGGTCAATCGAAGCGCGTCGTGCAGAACAGGGGCGTCGTGCATAGTGCAACAACGCCCCTAACGACAGATACAGGTCTGCGCGACGAACCCGACCGATTGGCGGCGGGAGGTGACGGAGAGGGTATGGACACGCCCGGTAATCGGGCACACAAGACTCAGGTCAGGATTCACTGGCGCCAGTCTCGCTCTTTTCACTCTTCGACGAGCTATCGCTGCCGATGCTCGCGCTATCACTCTTGCGGCTATCGGTGATATACCAGCCTGAGCCCTTGAAGACAATGCCCACCGGCTGGAAGACCCGGCGTACCGAACCTTCTTTGCCACAGCGACAAACCCGCAGCGGCTCGTCCTTGAACGACTGGAACTGCTCGAACTGCGCACCGCAAGTGTCACAGGCGTACACATAGGTAGGCATACTTGTCAGGACCTCCTGGCATTGAGTGATGAATGATATATACATTGTTTGCTTCTTATTGTAGTCGATCTGGGCAGGATGATCAAACGGGGAAATGTAGGAGTTGTGTTAGAGCATGGTTTCGGATTTATCAGAGACGCAAGGCGCGCTTCAACAACGCGCCAAACGCCGGCGGATCGCAGAACCGGACGACGACCTCCGGCGTGCCGTGCCATACGGCGCAGGAGCGCAACGCCTCTGCCAGATTGATCGCCAGGTCTTCGTCGGGATCGACGCCTGGTTCGAGGTAGAGCGCCTTGACCTCGAAGATGCCGTCTTTGCGGTGCGCTTTCGGGTCGAGCCGCCCGACCAGCGCCCCCCGGTGCAGGATGGGCAGCGTAAAATAGCCATACCGTCGTTTGGATGCAGGAGTATAACATTCGATGCGATAGTCGAAGCCAAACAATTCCAGCGCCCGTCGCCGATCCCATACGACCGGATCGAATGGCGAAAGCAACGTGGTGACTGTTGATTGGAGCGCCCCATCGGCGGCAGCCTGCGCCAGCGGCAGGCGATGTGGATGAATGTAGACCGGCTCGCGCCATCCTGCGACATGCGCTATCGCAAGGGCGCCTTCGGCTGCCAGAGCAGCGGCAATGCGCGCCGTTTCCGCCTTGCCGGTGCGAAAGTAATCTGCCAGCCAGCGCGCCGGCGCTGCACCGAGCGCCTGTGCTGCTGCGAGGATCAGGGTGCGCTGCGCTACCTCCACATCGGGTGCACAGGTATCGTCCCATGCGGGCAAAACTCGCTCGCGTAGGTCGTAGAGGCGCTGAAAATGCTCACGCCGGTCGATCATCAGATCGCCAACGATGAAGAGCATTTCTAGCGCCATCTTTTCGACCTTCCAGTTCCACCATCCTCCCCTCGTGCCGTCTGTACGGGCGAATTCGGCTGAGCGAACCGGTCCGTTGTTGCGAATATGATCCATCAACGCTGCGGCAATCGTCCGGTTCTCGTGCAGCCACCGGCGCGCATAGGTGTTGCTGCGCGTCTGCCCCGCCAGCATCAACGAGCGGTAGGCCGGGTAATCCTCGATGGGCAAAAAGCATGCCTCGTGCGACCAGTATTCGAAGATGGCCCGCTCCGCCAGCAGATCGGTCAACCAGCGTGGCTCATATGCGCCAAGACGGCTCCATAACACCAGATATGGACTACGCGCGACCACATGGATCGTATCGATCTGAAGCGCCTTCATCCGCTGCATCGCTGCCAGAACCGAGTCTTTGGTCGCCGGGTGTTTCTTTGGGCGGTCGAGACCCTGGACGGTCAGCAGCAACGGACGAATCGCATTGGGAGTCAGCGTCAGTGGCATAGGAGACTCTTTCTTGAACAGACGTTCGCAACCCCGTGAGCATATGATACGTCGAAGCCGTGTAGAACGCAACACGAAAGGAGCGAACCATGTCCTCAATGAGTCTGTTCAGCGGGATCGAGCACATCAACACGAACACCCGCCTTGAGAACGAGAGTTTTACAGCGATGTTCGGCAGCATCACGGTCGATCTGACGCGCCAGCCTTTAGCGCCTGGTGATCACACGATCAGCGCCTTTGCCATGTTTGGCGAAGTGACGGTTCGTGTGCCGGCAAACATCGGGCTACATGTTGATGGCGGGGCGCTGATGGGAGACACCAGATACGAGTGGCGCACGCCGGACAACCGTCCGCTCTCGTCTGCCGGTCTCACCGTAGTTGAATTCGAGACATCGCCGGTGCGACTGCGCATCACTGCCACAGCCATCCTTGGTTCGGTGCGGATTGTGCGTGTGGTGGGCGTTCAGGCACAGGAACCCTTTGCAGAAACATTGCCGGAGTCGTCCGAGAGCGCCGGTTTATACGAAGGCGAGACGCGGCGAATTGCCAGCCTGTGATGGAGGTTAGGTTTACTGATCGGTTGTTTCGACCAGCGACTCATCGATCAGGTCGAGCGACGTTCGATCCCCTATCTGATTCATAAGCGCCTGACACGTCTCACGACGCATCCGACGATAGACTTCGCGGGCAATGCGGAGATCGAGCACCGCAGTGCGTCGCTGCCGTTCGCTTTCAGCGACCTCATCAATGGCGCGTTCGAGCGTCGCACACGCCTGAGCGATCTCTGCCAGGCGTTGTTCCGCGAACGGCAGTGTCGTGGCTTCGAGAGAAAGCACGGCGTGCAGGCGACGCATATCCTCGAGGAGTTCGGTTGGCGTGCTATCGGCTTCTGCGCCGCCGCGAGAAATAAGCCGGATGGT
This region includes:
- the epsC gene encoding serine O-acetyltransferase EpsC, whose translation is MPRKNDNLLCVIRDDIRAIFLNDPAARNLAEVLLYPGLHAILFHRLAHALWRRGVPFIPRLISQISRFLTGIEIHPGAVIGRGFFIDHGMGVVIGETSEIGDWVTLYQGVTLGGTGKQRGKRHPTVRNGAVIGVGAIVLGAITIGEGARVGGGAVVVKDVPPHATAVGVPARIVAQRDPHTGETRRVEHLPDPEGEMLRSLRAKVLELEERLTELEIATNHHLEHHVEDDALASQCWSALDTNGNGTIDEYGYMAGDGI
- a CDS encoding FmdB family zinc ribbon protein, with protein sequence MPTYVYACDTCGAQFEQFQSFKDEPLRVCRCGKEGSVRRVFQPVGIVFKGSGWYITDSRKSDSASIGSDSSSKSEKSETGASES
- a CDS encoding winged helix-turn-helix domain-containing protein; protein product: MPLTLTPNAIRPLLLTVQGLDRPKKHPATKDSVLAAMQRMKALQIDTIHVVARSPYLVLWSRLGAYEPRWLTDLLAERAIFEYWSHEACFLPIEDYPAYRSLMLAGQTRSNTYARRWLHENRTIAAALMDHIRNNGPVRSAEFARTDGTRGGWWNWKVEKMALEMLFIVGDLMIDRREHFQRLYDLRERVLPAWDDTCAPDVEVAQRTLILAAAQALGAAPARWLADYFRTGKAETARIAAALAAEGALAIAHVAGWREPVYIHPHRLPLAQAAADGALQSTVTTLLSPFDPVVWDRRRALELFGFDYRIECYTPASKRRYGYFTLPILHRGALVGRLDPKAHRKDGIFEVKALYLEPGVDPDEDLAINLAEALRSCAVWHGTPEVVVRFCDPPAFGALLKRALRL
- a CDS encoding cell wall-active antibiotics response protein — protein: MSSMSLFSGIEHINTNTRLENESFTAMFGSITVDLTRQPLAPGDHTISAFAMFGEVTVRVPANIGLHVDGGALMGDTRYEWRTPDNRPLSSAGLTVVEFETSPVRLRITATAILGSVRIVRVVGVQAQEPFAETLPESSESAGLYEGETRRIASL